One window of the Streptomyces sp. V4I8 genome contains the following:
- a CDS encoding transposase family protein, with protein MGLSPALHRVCPQLILDTPSLPLPAVRCRATWAQAGPGRVILSSRQGGRAGRKASALYKAAADGLPTLADSGYQGAGIGIHHPFKKPRGGSHLQLHFDTRTYNALLRGARALGERAAAELKERWRTLKRITLSPNRIGAITKAALVLNNTWR; from the coding sequence GTGGGCCTTTCCCCCGCTCTCCATCGGGTGTGTCCACAATTGATTTTGGACACACCCTCTCTCCCCCTGCCCGCCGTGCGGTGCAGGGCTACCTGGGCTCAGGCGGGCCCCGGGCGCGTCATTTTGTCTTCCCGTCAGGGTGGCCGGGCAGGGCGGAAAGCCTCTGCCCTGTACAAGGCTGCGGCCGACGGTCTGCCCACCCTCGCCGACAGCGGCTACCAGGGTGCCGGGATCGGCATCCACCACCCGTTCAAGAAGCCCCGCGGTGGCTCCCACCTGCAGCTTCACTTCGACACCCGCACCTACAACGCGCTGTTGCGGGGCGCGCGGGCGCTGGGCGAACGGGCAGCAGCCGAGCTCAAGGAACGCTGGCGCACCCTCAAGCGCATCACGCTCAGCCCCAACCGCATCGGCGCCATCACCAAGGCCGCCCTCGTCCTCAACAACACCTGGCGATGA
- a CDS encoding IS1634 family transposase, which yields MYVRATTRKNKDGSTVRYLQLAHNEWDAATGTSRPQVLHSFGREDQLDRAGIERLVASLAKLLDPAAALRATSGADLTFLASRPMGGAHALDGLWHRIGIDTVMKKLLTSSRLDPAAERVLFALVANRALAPSSKLAATRWIEHDSHIPGLAATSDDACYRAMDWLLKIEDRLAEEVYWQVADLLNLEVDLLFFDTTSTYFETGEADTPAARDEHGRRLPDEPADTTQSSQAAESTGDDEKPASFRAYGKSKDHRPDLPQVVIGMAVTRTGIPIRIWSWPGNTADQALIRQVREDLREWKLTRVVWVADRGFASETNRRFLQRAGGHYILGEKIRSGSPAAQAALSRQGRYAHVADNMQVKQVQLPDTADRFVICHNPDQAKRDAAIRADLLAQLEEAIKDSDKLKPLKRAELRGKLSTKPGLHRFLRATPGGLLRVDKTAIKAEERLDGKFLLRCSDPHLSAEDIATGYKQLLEVERGWRDMKTIIDLRPVYHRKEDRIRAHVLLCWLALLLIRIAETTCDDTWLNLREELERIHVGTFTGPAGTFRQRTETSTAQRAILAKLGVTEPKRIITLEPGTPA from the coding sequence ATGTACGTACGGGCGACGACGCGGAAGAACAAGGACGGCTCGACCGTGCGCTACCTGCAACTGGCGCACAACGAGTGGGACGCCGCCACTGGCACCTCCCGCCCGCAGGTGCTGCACAGCTTCGGCCGCGAGGACCAACTCGACCGTGCCGGCATTGAGCGCCTGGTCGCCTCGCTCGCCAAGCTCCTGGACCCGGCCGCCGCCCTGCGGGCCACCTCCGGAGCGGACCTGACGTTCCTGGCCTCGCGGCCGATGGGTGGCGCCCACGCCCTGGATGGCCTGTGGCACCGCATCGGCATCGACACGGTCATGAAGAAGCTCCTGACGAGCAGCCGTCTGGATCCGGCCGCCGAGCGGGTGTTGTTCGCGCTGGTCGCCAACCGGGCCCTGGCACCGAGCTCCAAGCTCGCTGCCACCCGCTGGATCGAGCACGACAGCCACATCCCGGGCCTCGCCGCCACCAGCGACGACGCCTGCTACCGGGCGATGGACTGGCTCCTGAAGATCGAGGACAGACTCGCCGAAGAGGTCTACTGGCAGGTCGCCGACCTGCTCAACCTCGAAGTCGACCTGCTGTTCTTCGACACCACCAGCACCTACTTCGAAACCGGCGAAGCCGACACCCCCGCTGCCCGCGACGAACACGGCCGCCGCCTTCCTGACGAGCCGGCCGACACGACGCAGTCGAGCCAGGCCGCCGAAAGCACCGGCGACGATGAGAAACCGGCGTCGTTCCGCGCCTACGGGAAGAGCAAGGACCACCGACCCGACCTGCCGCAGGTCGTCATCGGCATGGCCGTCACTCGCACCGGCATCCCGATCAGAATCTGGAGCTGGCCCGGGAACACCGCAGACCAGGCATTGATCCGCCAGGTCCGTGAGGACCTGCGCGAGTGGAAGCTGACCCGGGTTGTCTGGGTCGCCGACCGCGGTTTCGCCTCCGAGACCAACCGCCGCTTCCTGCAGCGGGCCGGAGGCCACTACATCCTCGGCGAGAAGATCCGCTCTGGCTCACCCGCCGCCCAAGCGGCCCTGTCGCGCCAGGGACGCTACGCGCACGTGGCCGACAACATGCAGGTCAAGCAAGTCCAACTCCCCGATACCGCCGACCGGTTCGTGATCTGCCACAACCCCGACCAGGCCAAGCGCGACGCTGCGATCCGTGCCGACCTCCTGGCCCAGCTCGAAGAAGCGATCAAGGACTCCGACAAGCTCAAGCCGCTCAAGCGCGCGGAACTGCGTGGGAAGCTGTCCACCAAGCCCGGCCTGCACCGCTTCCTTCGCGCCACCCCCGGCGGGCTGCTGCGGGTCGACAAGACGGCGATCAAAGCCGAAGAGCGACTGGACGGCAAGTTCCTGCTGCGGTGCAGCGACCCTCATCTGTCCGCCGAGGACATCGCGACCGGCTACAAGCAGTTGCTGGAAGTCGAGCGAGGCTGGCGCGATATGAAGACGATCATCGATCTGCGGCCCGTCTACCACCGCAAGGAAGACCGGATACGCGCCCATGTCCTGCTCTGCTGGCTGGCGTTGCTGCTGATCCGCATCGCCGAGACGACCTGCGACGACACCTGGCTGAACCTGCGTGAGGAGCTCGAGCGCATCCACGTCGGCACCTTCACCGGCCCTGCCGGAACCTTCCGCCAGCGCACCGAGACCAGCACCGCCCAGCGCGCCATCCTCGCCAAGCTCGGCGTCACCGAACCCAAGCGCATCATCACCCTGGAACCCGGCACACCCGCCTGA
- a CDS encoding IS6 family transposase, whose translation MEIVVGGLLVDTPPSYKGFRFPPEVIAHAVWLYHRFPLSFRDVEELLFERGIQVSCESIRAWCERFGPEYAARLRRRQPRPGDRWHLDEVFIKVNGRQRYLWRAVDQDGNVLDVLVTNRRDTAAAKRFFRRLLKGTETVPRVVVTDRLRSYGAAHREAMPSVEHRSLKYLNNRAESSHVPTRRREYAMQGFRSVGAAQRLLSCFSRISPHFRPRRHKLTASACRTEMPNRHTIWHQITGTTLLATTG comes from the coding sequence ATGGAGATCGTTGTGGGGGGCCTGCTCGTGGACACGCCGCCGTCGTACAAAGGGTTCCGGTTCCCGCCCGAGGTGATCGCGCACGCGGTCTGGCTGTACCACCGTTTCCCGCTCTCCTTCCGAGACGTGGAGGAGCTGCTGTTCGAGCGCGGCATCCAGGTGTCCTGCGAGAGCATCCGGGCCTGGTGCGAGCGGTTCGGCCCGGAGTATGCCGCGCGGCTGCGCCGTCGGCAGCCCCGTCCGGGGGACCGGTGGCATCTGGACGAGGTGTTCATCAAGGTCAACGGGCGTCAGCGGTATCTGTGGCGGGCGGTCGACCAGGACGGCAACGTGCTGGACGTCCTGGTGACCAACAGGCGGGACACCGCCGCGGCGAAGCGGTTCTTCCGCAGGCTCCTCAAGGGCACCGAGACCGTGCCGCGAGTGGTGGTCACCGACAGGCTCCGCTCCTACGGCGCCGCCCACCGCGAGGCGATGCCGTCAGTGGAGCACCGAAGCTTGAAGTATCTGAACAACCGGGCCGAGAGCAGCCATGTCCCCACGCGCCGGCGCGAGTACGCGATGCAGGGCTTCCGCAGTGTGGGTGCGGCCCAGCGGCTCCTGTCCTGCTTCTCCCGGATCTCACCCCACTTCCGGCCCCGCCGCCACAAGCTCACCGCCTCCGCCTGCCGCACCGAGATGCCCAACCGCCACACCATCTGGCACCAGATCACCGGCACCACCCTCCTGGCCACAACCGGCTGA
- a CDS encoding IS4 family transposase, whose product MGLSDRVRLGLLTRWVTPALVDEVLGGCRKRDRRPGALPAGFTVYFTLALALFHQDSYDDVAENLTGAIAGMGEHIPNRASFTRARERLGPEVLEMLFRRLAGPLAPPGLAGSFWRGMRLAAVDGFLLDVPDNEANRHAFGGPKDSRGKPGGFPQVRVVTLTETGTHAAIDARVGGFNGGERDLAVAMAASADGMLVIMDRGFPGVELWKAYTTAGAHLLLRARSCVARRPVQRLPDGTYLARMNLGGQKGAHPGGVLVRVIEYRVDGGEVIRLLTDLFDTDTYPADELAALYHERWEAESSYRQLKTFQRGRQEVLRSADPALVRQEVWAHLIVHYCLTGIIMRLADGHGIDPDRISFVKSPRPGRASAADTVYCRDGG is encoded by the coding sequence GTGGGGCTGTCTGATCGGGTACGGCTGGGGCTGCTGACGCGGTGGGTGACGCCAGCGCTGGTGGACGAGGTGCTGGGCGGGTGCCGCAAGCGGGACCGGCGGCCGGGTGCTCTGCCGGCTGGCTTCACGGTGTACTTCACGCTGGCCCTGGCCCTGTTCCATCAGGACTCCTATGACGATGTCGCGGAGAACCTGACGGGCGCGATCGCCGGGATGGGCGAACACATCCCGAACAGGGCGTCGTTCACCCGTGCCCGGGAGCGTCTGGGGCCTGAGGTGCTGGAGATGCTGTTCCGGAGACTGGCCGGGCCGCTGGCCCCGCCCGGGCTGGCGGGATCCTTCTGGCGGGGGATGCGTCTTGCCGCGGTGGACGGGTTCCTGCTGGACGTGCCGGACAACGAGGCCAACCGGCACGCCTTCGGCGGCCCGAAGGACTCGCGCGGAAAACCAGGAGGATTTCCGCAGGTCCGGGTCGTGACACTGACCGAGACCGGCACCCACGCCGCCATCGACGCACGGGTGGGCGGCTTCAACGGCGGCGAACGCGACCTGGCCGTCGCCATGGCTGCTTCGGCCGACGGAATGCTCGTGATCATGGACCGGGGCTTTCCCGGAGTGGAACTGTGGAAGGCATACACCACCGCCGGTGCACACCTTCTGCTGCGGGCGCGCTCCTGCGTCGCGCGTCGTCCGGTGCAGCGCCTGCCCGACGGCACTTACCTGGCGCGGATGAACCTCGGCGGGCAGAAAGGCGCGCACCCGGGCGGCGTACTGGTCCGTGTGATCGAGTACCGCGTCGACGGCGGCGAGGTGATCCGGCTCCTGACCGATCTCTTCGACACAGACACCTACCCCGCGGACGAACTCGCGGCCCTGTATCACGAGAGGTGGGAGGCGGAATCTTCATACCGCCAGCTCAAGACCTTCCAGCGCGGCCGGCAGGAAGTACTGCGGTCGGCCGACCCGGCACTGGTGCGCCAGGAAGTATGGGCACACCTGATCGTCCACTACTGCCTGACCGGCATCATCATGCGGCTCGCCGACGGTCACGGCATCGACCCGGACCGCATCTCGTTCGTCAAGTCACCGCGACCTGGGAGGGCGTCGGCGGCGGACACGGTCTACTGCAGGGACGGCGGGTGA
- a CDS encoding IS1634 family transposase has translation MRESRRIVGWIPDFPVIVAGALSEEPVAVVHRDAVVACSEAARRAGVRRRMRARVAQARCPQLRVVERDLAAEMQAFEPALRHLEGTVMPRLEVIRPGLIAAPARGPSRYWGGEQQLVDRLIAALAELDLPARAGIADRLFTAALAARSGQIVPAGGDAAWLALSLISSRPWGGVHALDGLWHRIGLDGVVHRQLAGRRLDPRVERVLFALVANRALAASSKLAATEWIADDVHIDGLEAISDEACYRAMDYLLTIEPALAKEAYFQVTDLLNLEVDLLFFDTTSTYFETEDADEPVARDEHGERLAADAPAEDAVRHDGFRTHGKSKDSRDDLPQVVIGMAVTRDGIPVRVWSWPGNTGDQALIRQVRDDLREWTLSKIVWVADRGFTSAANRRALMRGGGGYIIGEKLRTGSPEVRAALSRQGRYASVRDNLQVKEVNIGTDDRFVICFNPDQATRDAAIRQRMVTQLTEAIEGTDKLPRPERDKLAGVLSTKPGLKRFLRTTPSGLLRVDKKKIAAEANLDGKYLLRSSDPKLSAEDIALGYKQLLEVERGWRDMKQILDLRPVYHRREDRIRAHVLLCWLALLLIRVTETSTGQTWNRLRAELQRLHAVTYTGPAGTFRQSTDLTKPQRDIFTALNVIPPKKIIDLTAGR, from the coding sequence ATGCGCGAGTCTCGCCGCATCGTTGGCTGGATTCCCGACTTCCCGGTCATCGTGGCCGGCGCCCTCAGCGAAGAGCCGGTCGCGGTTGTCCACCGCGACGCCGTGGTGGCGTGCTCGGAAGCCGCACGCCGAGCCGGGGTACGCCGACGCATGCGCGCCCGCGTGGCGCAGGCCCGCTGCCCGCAGCTGCGCGTCGTCGAGCGGGACCTCGCCGCCGAGATGCAGGCCTTCGAACCCGCCCTCCGCCATCTCGAGGGAACGGTCATGCCCCGCCTGGAAGTGATCCGCCCCGGGCTGATCGCCGCGCCCGCCCGAGGCCCGTCCCGCTACTGGGGCGGCGAGCAGCAACTCGTCGACCGTCTGATCGCAGCCCTGGCGGAGCTCGACCTGCCGGCCCGGGCGGGCATCGCCGACCGCCTCTTCACCGCCGCGCTCGCTGCCCGGAGCGGACAGATCGTCCCGGCTGGCGGCGACGCGGCCTGGCTGGCCCTGTCACTGATCAGTTCCAGGCCGTGGGGCGGGGTGCACGCGCTGGACGGACTCTGGCACCGGATCGGCCTCGACGGTGTCGTGCACCGCCAACTGGCCGGGCGGCGGCTGGATCCGCGCGTCGAGCGGGTGCTGTTCGCGCTGGTCGCCAACCGGGCCCTGGCCGCCTCCAGCAAGCTCGCCGCGACCGAGTGGATCGCCGACGACGTCCACATAGACGGCCTGGAGGCGATCAGTGACGAAGCCTGCTACCGAGCCATGGATTACCTGCTGACCATCGAGCCGGCCCTGGCCAAGGAGGCGTACTTCCAGGTCACCGACCTGCTCAACCTGGAGGTGGACCTGCTGTTCTTCGACACCACCTCCACGTACTTCGAGACCGAGGACGCCGACGAACCTGTCGCCCGCGACGAACACGGCGAGCGCCTGGCCGCCGACGCGCCGGCCGAAGACGCGGTGCGGCACGACGGGTTCCGCACCCACGGCAAGTCCAAGGACTCCCGCGACGATCTGCCCCAGGTCGTCATTGGCATGGCCGTCACCCGCGACGGGATCCCGGTGCGGGTGTGGTCCTGGCCCGGCAACACCGGTGACCAGGCCCTGATCCGGCAGGTCCGCGACGACCTGCGCGAGTGGACACTGTCGAAGATCGTGTGGGTCGCCGACCGCGGCTTCACCTCCGCCGCCAACCGCCGGGCGCTGATGCGCGGAGGCGGCGGCTACATCATCGGCGAGAAACTCCGCACCGGATCACCCGAAGTACGCGCCGCCCTCTCGCGGCAGGGCCGCTATGCGTCCGTGCGCGACAACCTCCAGGTCAAGGAGGTCAACATCGGAACCGACGACCGGTTCGTGATCTGCTTCAACCCCGACCAGGCCACCCGCGACGCCGCGATCCGTCAGCGGATGGTCACCCAGCTCACCGAGGCGATCGAGGGCACGGACAAGCTGCCCAGGCCCGAACGCGACAAGCTGGCTGGGGTGTTGTCCACCAAGCCCGGCCTGAAACGGTTCTTGCGCACCACCCCGAGCGGGCTGCTGCGGGTGGACAAGAAGAAGATCGCCGCCGAGGCCAACCTCGACGGGAAGTACCTCCTGCGCTCCTCGGATCCGAAGCTGTCGGCCGAGGACATCGCCCTGGGTTACAAACAGCTCCTGGAAGTCGAGCGCGGCTGGCGCGACATGAAGCAAATTCTCGATCTCCGCCCCGTTTACCACCGCCGCGAGGACCGCATCCGCGCCCACGTCCTGCTCTGCTGGCTCGCCCTGCTGCTGATCCGCGTCACCGAGACCTCCACCGGCCAGACCTGGAACCGCCTGCGCGCCGAACTCCAGCGCCTGCACGCGGTCACCTACACCGGCCCGGCCGGCACCTTCCGCCAGTCCACCGACCTCACCAAGCCCCAGCGCGACATCTTCACCGCCCTGAACGTCATCCCGCCCAAGAAGATCATCGATCTGACCGCAGGCCGCTGA
- a CDS encoding IS630 family transposase: protein MSELVGDARHLSPPAQEALRLRAVTALVEGHSRGDVAEMFRVSLKAVDGWWAKWQAGGREALAAQPRGKRVGDHQLMSQTEQQAVRQAILDHRPCDLGLNGQLWTRDQIGVLIANLHQVRLTEPGVSKYLHRWGLSFQRPDKRATGQEADAVRCWREKIWPTIRAKAKNENAQALFVDQISIHTGRVTGGTPGENDRPPALPHTANRFSANGIAAITSRGQTHFMVHTGQLDTRVLCRFLERVTEHFGKRIHLIVDSHPTHHSPMVQDWTTVYPDRIELHYLPTRPYRSAQTGQPVRAAHTHHRHRRHLAGRDVRSHVSCAAEPWPRAIEV from the coding sequence GTGAGTGAGCTAGTGGGAGACGCGCGGCACTTGTCACCGCCGGCGCAGGAAGCGCTGCGGTTGCGGGCGGTGACCGCGCTGGTCGAGGGACACTCCCGCGGGGACGTGGCAGAGATGTTCAGGGTGTCCCTGAAGGCGGTCGACGGGTGGTGGGCGAAGTGGCAGGCGGGTGGACGTGAGGCGCTGGCGGCGCAGCCCCGGGGCAAGCGGGTCGGGGACCATCAGCTGATGTCACAGACCGAGCAGCAGGCAGTGCGGCAGGCCATCCTCGACCACCGGCCATGTGACCTGGGCCTGAACGGGCAGCTGTGGACACGCGACCAGATCGGCGTGCTGATCGCCAACCTGCACCAGGTCCGCCTGACCGAACCGGGGGTGAGCAAGTACCTGCACAGGTGGGGACTCTCCTTCCAGCGGCCGGACAAACGGGCCACCGGGCAGGAAGCAGACGCGGTGCGATGCTGGCGCGAAAAGATCTGGCCCACGATCCGGGCGAAAGCGAAGAACGAGAACGCCCAGGCCCTCTTCGTCGACCAGATCAGCATCCACACCGGCCGAGTCACCGGAGGGACCCCGGGCGAAAACGACCGCCCACCGGCCCTGCCCCACACCGCCAACCGGTTCTCGGCCAACGGGATAGCCGCGATCACCAGCAGGGGACAGACACACTTCATGGTCCACACCGGACAGCTCGACACGCGAGTCCTATGCCGCTTCCTGGAACGCGTCACCGAACACTTCGGCAAAAGGATCCACTTGATTGTGGACAGCCACCCAACCCATCACTCCCCCATGGTCCAGGACTGGACCACCGTCTACCCCGACCGGATCGAACTGCACTACCTGCCGACAAGGCCGTATCGGTCAGCGCAGACCGGCCAGCCGGTCCGGGCAGCGCACACGCATCACCGTCACCGTCGACACCTGGCAGGCCGCGACGTCCGCAGTCATGTGTCCTGTGCCGCCGAACCCTGGCCGCGTGCCATCGAAGTCTGA
- a CDS encoding YegP family protein: protein MAGKFEVYKDKAGKYRFRLKAGNGEIIAVGEAYESKASCLNGIESVKKNAPDAPVIEEE, encoded by the coding sequence ATGGCAGGCAAGTTCGAGGTCTACAAGGACAAAGCAGGCAAGTACCGGTTTCGCCTCAAGGCCGGAAACGGTGAGATCATCGCGGTTGGCGAGGCATACGAGAGCAAGGCCTCCTGCCTCAACGGCATCGAGTCCGTGAAGAAGAACGCCCCCGATGCTCCCGTGATCGAGGAGGAGTAG